A single genomic interval of Acidobacteriota bacterium harbors:
- a CDS encoding ABC transporter permease gives MIGWLRRQFRRRHLDASMRAEMAFHIEARAADLAAHDGVSLDEARRRARLEFGSVTAHQDDARQALGFRLLDEVSADVRFATRSLRKSPIFTVSALAILAVAIGVNAAFFTLYNHYVLRPLPIRGAERHVDLVPRDAQERRVAAWTTDEVDVLRAAAPEELEGIYTATGMLQVLLLEPEQRQSMVMAVSETFFPLLGGAAVQGRVFTSGDRYQAVVVLSDAGRRRLFPDDPTPLGRHVRVRSTWFTVVGVLPASFSGVGIAVPDFWVHASMRQALREDLGERHGMSALLRPGVSPERAEAALSSVARRFERDGRDAIARVVVEHHTTYLSDAAAEVPLLAPMLFATFLLVLLIASANLANLFLARVAARRPEIATRFSVGASRARIVRQLLTEATLLGLAGAAIGLSMAVTGVSQLQAWLFSIATDAGATILPLSVDWRLLAYAALLGMTAGGVFGMLPALDAVDLVSRRRGRLRSTLLAGQVGASLVLLILAGLLVRNVQELASTPSGFDVDRTFGVNMDPPTAVVMDHLRAQAGVDGVTVVSRGPLMGQLPRTNARIGDAIVRASWMRVDEHYFATTGVAVTSGRTFTPTEAAARTPVAIVSARTARSLWPGGTAVGQTLTVTADEDGEPAWHGTYEVIGVAADVINGFIFQGPESIMFYLPGAVGQEDMGWALARLSDVQAASVEAVRRACGEVPGSTGCTVRSLAGAAAVQQFPFRAAAAIAGGLGMVALLLTALGLYSVVSYSVERRRREIGVLVAIGARPRHVLGRILNEPARCLAWGLGVGLPCCIGLSYLAAASPLRIRTFDVTAYVGVPLLLAGVAALACLLPVRRALRVSPGVALRQD, from the coding sequence ATGATCGGCTGGCTGCGGCGGCAGTTCCGCCGGCGCCATCTCGACGCGTCGATGCGTGCCGAGATGGCATTCCACATCGAGGCACGCGCGGCCGATCTGGCCGCGCACGACGGCGTCTCGCTCGACGAGGCGCGCCGCCGGGCACGCCTCGAGTTCGGCAGCGTGACGGCCCATCAGGACGATGCGCGACAGGCGCTCGGGTTCCGACTGCTCGACGAGGTGAGCGCCGACGTCAGGTTCGCGACGCGAAGCCTCCGCAAGAGTCCCATCTTCACCGTATCGGCGTTGGCCATCCTGGCTGTGGCGATCGGTGTCAACGCTGCGTTCTTCACCCTGTACAACCACTACGTACTCCGGCCGCTGCCGATTCGCGGCGCCGAGAGGCACGTGGATCTCGTGCCGCGCGACGCGCAGGAGCGCCGCGTGGCCGCGTGGACGACAGACGAAGTGGACGTGCTGCGCGCTGCCGCACCGGAAGAACTCGAAGGTATCTACACCGCCACCGGGATGCTCCAGGTGCTGCTTCTCGAACCGGAGCAGCGGCAGAGCATGGTCATGGCGGTGTCGGAGACGTTCTTCCCGCTGCTCGGCGGCGCCGCCGTCCAGGGCCGCGTGTTCACGTCCGGCGATCGATACCAGGCCGTCGTCGTGCTGAGTGACGCCGGCCGTCGCCGATTGTTTCCAGACGATCCGACGCCTCTCGGAAGACACGTACGCGTCAGGTCGACGTGGTTCACCGTCGTCGGAGTCCTGCCGGCATCCTTCTCCGGCGTCGGAATCGCGGTGCCCGACTTCTGGGTCCATGCGAGCATGCGGCAGGCGCTGCGTGAGGACCTCGGCGAGCGGCACGGTATGTCGGCGCTGCTGCGGCCAGGCGTCTCGCCCGAGCGAGCCGAAGCCGCGCTCTCGTCGGTCGCCCGGCGTTTCGAGCGTGATGGGCGCGATGCGATCGCGCGAGTCGTCGTCGAGCATCACACGACTTATCTATCTGACGCCGCCGCCGAGGTGCCGCTGCTGGCGCCGATGTTGTTCGCGACGTTCCTGCTGGTGCTGCTGATTGCCAGCGCGAACCTGGCCAACCTGTTTCTCGCGCGAGTGGCTGCGCGCCGGCCCGAGATTGCGACCCGCTTCTCGGTTGGTGCCAGTCGCGCGCGTATCGTTCGCCAGCTCCTGACCGAGGCCACGCTGCTGGGGCTGGCGGGCGCGGCCATCGGTCTGTCGATGGCCGTGACAGGCGTCTCGCAATTGCAGGCGTGGCTGTTCTCCATCGCCACCGATGCCGGCGCGACGATCCTGCCACTCTCAGTCGACTGGCGGTTACTTGCGTATGCGGCGCTACTCGGCATGACGGCTGGTGGCGTGTTCGGCATGCTGCCCGCGCTCGACGCCGTCGATCTCGTCAGCAGGCGTCGCGGCCGATTGCGGTCCACGCTGCTGGCAGGGCAGGTGGGCGCGAGCCTCGTGCTGTTGATCCTGGCGGGGCTCCTGGTGCGCAACGTCCAGGAACTGGCGTCGACGCCGTCGGGGTTCGACGTCGACCGCACGTTCGGCGTGAACATGGACCCACCGACAGCCGTCGTCATGGACCATCTCCGGGCGCAGGCCGGCGTCGACGGTGTGACTGTCGTCTCCCGTGGTCCGTTGATGGGGCAGTTGCCGCGCACGAACGCACGTATCGGCGACGCCATCGTCCGCGCGTCGTGGATGCGCGTGGACGAACACTACTTCGCGACGACGGGCGTGGCGGTGACCAGCGGGCGCACGTTCACGCCGACAGAGGCTGCGGCACGCACTCCTGTGGCGATCGTCAGTGCGCGCACCGCGCGATCGCTCTGGCCGGGTGGAACGGCCGTTGGTCAGACGCTGACTGTCACGGCGGATGAAGACGGAGAGCCAGCCTGGCACGGCACGTACGAAGTGATTGGCGTTGCTGCCGACGTCATCAATGGCTTCATCTTCCAGGGCCCCGAATCGATCATGTTCTACCTGCCCGGCGCGGTTGGACAGGAGGACATGGGTTGGGCGCTGGCGCGTCTGAGTGACGTGCAGGCCGCGTCGGTCGAGGCGGTCCGACGCGCGTGCGGCGAGGTCCCGGGCTCCACAGGGTGCACGGTGCGCAGCCTCGCCGGTGCCGCAGCCGTGCAGCAGTTCCCGTTCCGGGCCGCTGCCGCCATTGCAGGCGGCCTCGGGATGGTGGCGTTGCTGCTGACGGCACTCGGACTCTATTCGGTCGTCAGCTACTCGGTCGAACGTCGTCGTCGCGAGATCGGGGTGCTCGTTGCGATCGGTGCGCGGCCGCGACACGTGCTCGGTCGCATCCTGAACGAACCGGCCCGATGTCTTGCCTGGGGGCTCGGCGTGGGACTGCCGTGCTGCATCGGACTCTCGTACCTGGCGGCCGCGTCTCCCCTGCGGATCAGGACCTTCGACGTCACGGCGTACGTTGGCGTGCCGCTGTTGCTGGCCGGCGTCGCGGCGCTCGCCTGCCTGCTACCTGTCAGACGAGCGTTACGCGTGTCGCCCGGCGTCGCGCTCAGGCAGGACTGA
- a CDS encoding alpha/beta fold hydrolase: MSIVKWLSFASLVFVVAGVVVVAIDIRRAYARVADASVLIASPHGDIEFKQAGSGVPVLVVHGSGGGFDQGELIAEAVLGDGFHWIAPSRFGYLRSTVPVGATFDDQARAYARLLDTLGIDTVAVLALSHGGPSALLFAVLYPERVSSLSLLSCGVASSSDGDQAEASRKGDTLTRIFKYDVLYWSVSTLWRKQLMALMGADDAVIAGLTGGQRALVDRVIDDMNPVATRYAGVMFDNTAAMPNERIAAVRAPTLVIHAKDDSLQLYRNAEVAAATIPGARLLAFDKGGHLLIAVEQSAIRAEVQAFIRANVSK, translated from the coding sequence ATGTCGATCGTGAAATGGCTCTCGTTCGCGTCGCTGGTATTCGTCGTGGCCGGCGTGGTCGTGGTCGCGATCGACATTCGGCGCGCGTATGCGCGCGTCGCTGACGCGAGTGTGCTCATCGCCTCGCCGCATGGCGACATCGAGTTCAAGCAGGCGGGCAGCGGCGTGCCGGTCCTTGTGGTACACGGCAGCGGTGGCGGTTTCGATCAGGGGGAATTGATCGCCGAAGCGGTGCTCGGCGACGGGTTCCACTGGATTGCACCGTCGCGGTTCGGCTACCTGCGCTCTACGGTTCCGGTGGGCGCGACATTCGACGATCAGGCGCGGGCCTACGCTCGCCTGCTCGACACGCTCGGCATCGACACGGTTGCTGTGCTCGCGCTTTCCCACGGGGGGCCCTCCGCGCTGCTCTTCGCCGTGCTCTATCCAGAACGCGTGTCATCGTTGAGCCTGCTCTCGTGCGGTGTCGCCTCATCGTCTGATGGCGATCAGGCGGAGGCCAGCCGGAAGGGCGACACGCTGACAAGGATTTTCAAATACGACGTGCTCTACTGGAGCGTCAGTACGCTGTGGCGGAAGCAGTTGATGGCACTGATGGGTGCCGACGACGCGGTCATCGCAGGGCTCACCGGCGGTCAGCGCGCGTTGGTGGACCGGGTGATCGACGACATGAACCCCGTTGCCACGCGCTACGCCGGCGTGATGTTCGACAACACGGCGGCGATGCCGAACGAACGGATCGCCGCGGTTCGTGCACCCACGCTGGTCATCCACGCGAAGGACGACTCGCTGCAGCTGTATCGCAACGCGGAAGTGGCTGCGGCCACCATCCCCGGTGCGCGTCTGCTGGCCTTCGACAAGGGCGGGCACCTCCTGATTGCCGTCGAGCAGTCTGCCATCCGGGCAGAGGTCCAGGCATTCATCCGCGCGAACGTCAGCAAGTAG
- a CDS encoding acetylxylan esterase — protein MPPAVDQTALAALFDVPRAYEGRFGDYRSPLVFSDGTFVRTAADWDRRRAELLREWHDLMGAWPAVLASPRFEALSSDRRDTFTQTRVRVEVAAGQLTDGWLLVPDGRGPFPAVFIPFYEPETSVGLGGRPERDFARQLTRAGFVTLSIGTPGGDARLPDMGPVHGVQPLSYYAYVAANAWTALAALPEVDATRIGIVGHSYGGKWSLFGGALWDRYAAVATSDPGIVFDETRSNVNYWEPWYLGLDAARPRPTPGVPSAENPRTGPYARMMETGRDLHELHALIAPRPFFVSGGAEDPPERWKALNHAIAVNRLLGYERRVGMSNRAEHSPDAQSNAQLVAFFIHYLARPRP, from the coding sequence GTGCCGCCGGCGGTCGACCAGACGGCGCTGGCCGCGCTGTTCGACGTTCCGCGGGCGTACGAGGGACGGTTCGGTGACTATCGCTCGCCACTCGTCTTCTCCGACGGTACCTTCGTGCGAACGGCCGCCGACTGGGATCGTCGGCGGGCCGAATTGCTTCGTGAGTGGCACGACCTCATGGGTGCCTGGCCGGCCGTGCTGGCCTCACCTCGATTCGAGGCGCTGTCGTCGGACCGTCGCGACACCTTCACGCAGACGCGCGTGCGCGTGGAAGTTGCGGCCGGCCAGCTCACCGACGGCTGGCTGCTCGTCCCGGACGGCCGCGGACCGTTCCCCGCGGTGTTCATCCCGTTCTACGAACCCGAAACGAGCGTGGGTCTCGGCGGCCGACCGGAGCGGGACTTCGCCCGGCAGTTGACGCGCGCCGGGTTCGTGACGCTGTCGATCGGCACACCCGGCGGTGATGCACGACTTCCGGACATGGGACCGGTGCATGGCGTGCAGCCGTTGTCGTACTACGCGTACGTCGCGGCCAACGCCTGGACTGCCCTGGCCGCTCTCCCTGAAGTCGACGCCACCCGCATCGGCATCGTCGGTCACAGCTACGGCGGCAAGTGGTCGCTGTTCGGCGGCGCGCTGTGGGATCGGTATGCCGCCGTCGCCACGAGCGATCCCGGCATCGTCTTCGACGAGACGCGGTCCAACGTGAACTACTGGGAGCCGTGGTATCTCGGCCTCGATGCCGCGCGTCCTCGTCCGACACCGGGCGTGCCGTCGGCAGAGAACCCGCGCACCGGCCCGTACGCGCGGATGATGGAGACGGGTCGCGACCTCCACGAACTCCACGCGCTCATCGCGCCACGGCCATTCTTTGTCAGCGGCGGCGCGGAAGATCCGCCCGAGCGATGGAAGGCGCTCAATCACGCGATCGCGGTGAACCGGCTGCTCGGCTACGAGCGTCGCGTCGGCATGTCGAACCGCGCGGAGCACTCACCCGACGCGCAGTCCAACGCGCAACTCGTGGCGTTCTTCATCCACTACCTCGCCAGGCCGCGCCCGTGA
- a CDS encoding serine hydrolase, with protein sequence MRMLQGCAVLMTLSLGAAAMAQPETPMSAPTSDPRRMGWMQGFPPSEDKVIRFTDPDYFSFPKLRWTVCHFRELMPSVGVNRGPEAVRPLPVALDGSIDAVRFTPLGSQDPMTWDAAFAANYTDGVIVLHHGRVVYERYDGCLTPTSLHGAMSVTKSLTGLLGEMLVAEGVLDESAPVATLIPELKDSAFGDATVRQVMDMTTALDYSEDYADPDAEVWAFAAAGSPLPKPEGYTGPRSYFAFLPTVRKKGTHGEAFGYKTVNADALGWLVARTTGASVADLLSARIWTRLGMEREAFYTVDSIGTPFAGGGFNATLRDLARLGQLMLDEGRWDGAQVVPSAAIDRIRRGGRQDTFAKAGYAHLAGWSYGGMWWVSHDDHGAYAARGVHGQTIWIDPTADMVIVRFASHPVAANAASDPTSLPAFRAVAEHLMANDPTPLLGREWAIDDIAGVAAVADRRATLRFLPDGRLAGSATCNRLVGRYEAEGQTLRLHPGGTTMVACPDALMRQERALLALLPAIDRYRIDPPGVLVLSTADGRSIRARRRTGD encoded by the coding sequence ATGAGAATGCTGCAAGGATGCGCTGTGCTGATGACCCTGAGTCTCGGAGCCGCCGCGATGGCGCAACCCGAGACGCCGATGTCGGCCCCCACGTCTGACCCGAGGCGGATGGGCTGGATGCAGGGGTTCCCGCCGAGCGAGGACAAGGTGATCCGCTTCACGGATCCCGACTACTTCTCGTTTCCGAAGCTGCGCTGGACCGTCTGTCACTTCCGTGAGCTGATGCCCAGCGTCGGGGTGAACCGCGGCCCCGAGGCCGTGCGCCCCCTGCCGGTGGCCCTCGACGGGTCCATCGACGCGGTCAGGTTCACGCCGCTCGGCTCGCAGGACCCGATGACCTGGGACGCGGCGTTCGCCGCCAACTACACCGACGGCGTCATCGTGCTGCACCACGGCCGGGTCGTCTACGAGCGCTACGACGGCTGCCTGACGCCCACCTCGTTGCACGGGGCGATGTCGGTCACCAAGTCCCTGACCGGGTTGCTGGGCGAAATGCTGGTGGCCGAAGGCGTCCTGGACGAGTCGGCGCCGGTCGCCACACTGATTCCCGAGTTGAAGGACAGCGCCTTCGGCGACGCCACCGTGCGGCAGGTCATGGACATGACGACCGCGCTCGACTACTCCGAGGACTATGCCGACCCCGACGCCGAGGTCTGGGCCTTCGCCGCGGCCGGCAGCCCGCTGCCCAAGCCCGAAGGCTACACCGGCCCGCGCAGCTACTTCGCGTTCCTGCCGACCGTCCGGAAGAAGGGCACGCACGGCGAGGCCTTCGGCTACAAGACGGTCAACGCCGACGCGCTCGGCTGGCTCGTCGCCCGCACGACCGGTGCGTCGGTGGCCGATCTGCTGTCGGCGCGCATCTGGACCCGGCTCGGCATGGAGCGCGAGGCGTTCTACACGGTCGACTCGATCGGGACGCCGTTTGCGGGCGGCGGGTTCAATGCCACCTTGCGGGACCTGGCCAGGCTTGGCCAGCTCATGCTCGACGAGGGACGGTGGGACGGTGCGCAGGTCGTCCCGTCGGCCGCCATCGACCGCATCAGGCGAGGGGGCCGCCAGGACACCTTCGCCAAGGCCGGCTACGCGCACCTGGCCGGCTGGAGCTACGGCGGCATGTGGTGGGTGAGCCACGACGACCACGGCGCCTACGCGGCGCGCGGCGTGCACGGCCAGACCATCTGGATCGACCCGACGGCCGACATGGTGATCGTGCGCTTCGCCTCCCATCCGGTGGCAGCCAACGCGGCCAGCGATCCCACCTCGCTGCCGGCCTTCCGGGCCGTGGCCGAGCACCTGATGGCGAACGACCCGACACCGCTGCTGGGCCGGGAATGGGCGATCGACGACATCGCCGGCGTGGCCGCCGTCGCCGACCGCCGGGCCACGCTGCGGTTCCTGCCTGACGGGCGACTGGCTGGCAGCGCGACGTGCAATCGCCTGGTGGGCCGCTACGAGGCTGAGGGCCAGACGCTGCGCCTCCATCCCGGCGGCACGACCATGGTGGCGTGTCCTGACGCGCTGATGAGACAGGAGCGCGCGCTGCTGGCGCTCCTGCCAGCCATCGACCGCTACCGCATCGATCCCCCAGGGGTGCTGGTGCTGAGCACCGCGGATGGTCGATCGATCCGGGCCCGGCGGCGCACCGGCGACTGA
- a CDS encoding protein kinase, with the protein MARSTISHYHIVRKLGSGGMGEVFLAEDTTLGRKVAIKMLPEQTSGSDVARRRLINEAKAAAALDHANICAIHEVGEEDDCVFIVMQYVEGESLTERIAQHALTPAEVVDIGIQAALALETAHAAGVIHRDIKPQTIILTPRGQLKILDFGLAKRAPVDSAVTLTSEGLTGAGNLAGTPAYMSPEQLRGMGSDARSDIYALGVTLYECATGRSAFGGGTLVEVAMRVMSLTPPPPSAIDPAMPPALDAVIARAMARDATARHGSARALCDDLRALAPSLDGSTSRPTPPAPLAPRARGRSLRHAMLALCALAVLGGAAWFVSGLMSRGRHVPAPEAVAWLDRGTDAIREGAYFQASKALDRAIAIDGDFPLARARRAEAYAEMELADRAREELLQAMTRLPDRSALTAAESTYVDAVAATLGRDFKTAVEKYTSIADAAGDADKAAAYVDLGRAHEKNEDPGRAIDAYVRATRLDPQAAAGFLRAGILHGRRQQLAEAAEAFSKAEDVYRAMSNQEGLAEVHYQRGALSARIRRLPDAQAQLEHSLALSRASSNDYQAIRTSLQLSNVYYAIGDSRRAEAIAADAVKAAQTINSRTLATNGLIDLGYTLLARGEFARTRTYLEQALDLARYEQSPRLEARAHLALGSLSTQEGHVDDAVYHLETARTFFQPAGYRAETSNALILLGRAHADKGDYAVAMKAFTEQLALATQSGDPARLAAAHSSIGVLLGDNQEQYAEALPHFTESHRINTLLGARVGMGWDQVNRASSLLALGRYDEARVALDDAHAIAAGPDSRFKSQLAWVDVIRAQMALSLGDRAQARARARTALTLAEPDYKDAALQARATLALAETRSGASKPAVALMEDAVREARALKLPRLLSTTLLASADVRLAAGDATGALADAQAAQRLFAAGSQLESAWRAWLVAARAARLAGDGALADDCATRAEASRAALETRWGDDNYRGYAQRPDIDGLLKQLAQVRGSTRADNAHKETAHGIE; encoded by the coding sequence TTGGCACGATCGACGATCAGCCACTATCACATCGTCCGGAAGCTGGGTTCCGGCGGGATGGGTGAGGTCTTCCTCGCGGAAGACACCACGCTCGGTCGCAAGGTCGCGATCAAGATGTTGCCCGAGCAGACGTCGGGCAGCGACGTGGCCCGGCGCCGGCTGATCAACGAGGCGAAAGCCGCTGCCGCGCTCGACCACGCCAACATCTGCGCCATCCACGAGGTGGGCGAGGAAGACGACTGCGTCTTCATTGTCATGCAGTACGTCGAGGGCGAGAGCCTGACCGAGCGGATCGCGCAGCACGCCCTCACGCCAGCCGAGGTGGTGGACATCGGCATCCAGGCGGCGCTGGCGCTGGAGACGGCGCATGCCGCGGGCGTCATTCACCGCGACATCAAGCCGCAGACCATCATTCTCACACCGCGCGGCCAACTGAAAATCCTGGACTTCGGACTCGCGAAGCGGGCCCCTGTCGATTCCGCCGTGACCCTGACGAGCGAGGGACTGACGGGGGCTGGGAACCTCGCGGGCACGCCGGCCTACATGTCCCCGGAGCAGTTGCGTGGCATGGGGAGCGACGCGCGCTCCGACATCTACGCGCTCGGGGTCACGCTCTACGAATGTGCGACGGGCCGATCCGCCTTCGGCGGCGGCACGCTGGTGGAAGTGGCGATGCGCGTGATGAGCCTCACGCCACCTCCACCCTCGGCGATCGACCCGGCGATGCCTCCGGCGCTCGACGCGGTCATCGCGCGAGCGATGGCCAGGGACGCCACGGCGCGCCACGGATCGGCCCGCGCACTCTGCGACGACCTGCGCGCCCTCGCGCCCTCGCTCGATGGCTCGACGTCCCGACCAACGCCCCCGGCGCCGTTGGCGCCGCGCGCGCGCGGCAGATCCCTCCGACACGCGATGCTGGCCCTGTGCGCTCTTGCCGTGCTGGGCGGCGCTGCCTGGTTCGTGTCGGGCCTGATGTCACGCGGGCGGCACGTGCCTGCTCCGGAGGCCGTCGCGTGGTTGGACCGCGGCACGGACGCGATTCGTGAAGGCGCGTACTTTCAGGCGAGCAAGGCGCTGGATCGGGCGATCGCGATCGACGGCGACTTCCCGCTGGCACGCGCACGGCGGGCGGAAGCGTATGCGGAGATGGAACTGGCCGACAGGGCGCGCGAAGAACTGCTGCAGGCGATGACGCGCCTCCCGGATCGGTCGGCGCTGACGGCGGCCGAGTCCACCTATGTCGACGCCGTCGCGGCGACGCTCGGGCGCGACTTCAAGACGGCGGTGGAGAAGTACACGTCGATCGCGGATGCCGCCGGTGATGCGGACAAGGCCGCCGCCTACGTCGATCTCGGTCGCGCCCATGAGAAGAACGAGGATCCCGGCCGGGCCATCGACGCGTACGTGCGAGCCACGCGGCTCGATCCGCAGGCGGCTGCCGGCTTCTTGCGCGCAGGCATCCTGCACGGTCGTCGGCAGCAGTTGGCGGAGGCCGCCGAGGCCTTCTCGAAGGCGGAGGACGTCTATCGGGCGATGTCGAACCAGGAAGGCCTGGCTGAAGTGCACTATCAGCGTGGTGCGTTGTCTGCCCGGATCAGGCGACTGCCAGACGCGCAGGCGCAGTTGGAACACTCGCTCGCGCTGTCACGCGCCTCGTCGAACGACTATCAGGCGATCAGGACGTCGCTGCAGCTCAGTAACGTGTACTACGCCATCGGCGACAGCAGGCGAGCCGAGGCGATCGCTGCCGACGCAGTGAAGGCGGCGCAGACCATCAACAGCAGGACACTCGCCACCAACGGGCTGATCGATCTCGGGTACACGCTGCTGGCACGAGGCGAGTTCGCACGCACGCGCACGTATCTGGAACAGGCACTCGATCTGGCGCGATACGAACAGTCGCCTCGCCTCGAAGCGCGGGCTCATCTCGCGCTCGGCAGCCTGAGCACGCAGGAAGGCCACGTCGATGACGCGGTATACCACCTCGAGACGGCGCGGACGTTCTTCCAGCCGGCGGGATATCGCGCCGAGACGTCCAATGCCCTGATCCTGCTCGGGCGGGCCCATGCCGACAAGGGCGACTACGCGGTCGCGATGAAGGCGTTCACCGAGCAGCTCGCGCTGGCTACGCAGTCCGGCGACCCTGCGCGGCTGGCGGCGGCGCATTCCAGCATCGGCGTCCTGCTCGGCGACAACCAGGAGCAGTATGCCGAGGCGCTCCCGCATTTCACGGAGAGTCATCGCATCAACACGTTGCTCGGGGCGCGTGTCGGCATGGGATGGGACCAGGTCAATCGTGCCTCGTCGTTGTTGGCGCTGGGGCGGTATGACGAAGCGAGGGTCGCGCTCGATGACGCGCACGCCATTGCCGCCGGGCCTGACTCACGGTTCAAGTCGCAGCTTGCATGGGTGGACGTGATCCGCGCGCAGATGGCCCTCAGCCTTGGCGACCGCGCACAGGCGCGGGCACGAGCCAGGACGGCCCTCACGCTGGCGGAACCCGACTACAAGGACGCGGCGCTCCAGGCCAGGGCAACGCTCGCGCTCGCCGAGACCCGCTCCGGCGCATCGAAGCCAGCCGTCGCGCTGATGGAGGATGCGGTGAGAGAGGCGAGGGCGTTGAAGCTGCCTCGACTGCTCTCCACGACGCTGCTCGCGTCGGCGGATGTCCGACTGGCCGCCGGTGACGCCACGGGCGCGCTCGCCGACGCGCAGGCCGCGCAGCGCCTCTTCGCTGCCGGGTCGCAACTCGAGTCCGCGTGGCGCGCGTGGCTCGTGGCGGCGCGTGCCGCGCGGCTGGCGGGCGACGGCGCGCTCGCCGATGACTGCGCGACGCGTGCCGAGGCGAGTCGCGCGGCGCTCGAGACGCGCTGGGGCGACGACAACTACCGCGGGTACGCGCAGCGGCCAGACATCGACGGTCTATTGAAGCAGCTCGCGCAGGTGCGCGGGTCGACGAGGGCGGACAACGCACACAAGGAGACGGCACATGGCATCGAGTAA